The sequence CCCCAATCTTAATTAAGACTGAGTCGAATATTTGTTGTTGGGGCAATTTAACGCAGTGTAAGTCCATTAATTTGCTCGGGATGTAGTGCTTGGCTATGGGATTTTCCTCGGCACCATTTGCCACCTTGCTTGTGTTTAAATGCACACATTGCATCCCATCGACCGCTTACACCACTGTACTGGCGACGAAACTCCTTGGCTGAAAGTAACCAGGCATCGGATGCAATCCCTAACTCATTAAGCAACTTAGGTCGTAGGTTATCGATAAAGCCTTTTTTATCATGGCGGATGGCGCGGCCAGTCCAATCGATAAGCTCAAGATAATCGGCAAAATGAAAGGGGATGCCTGTTTGCTGATGGATATGCGTTGCACCCTCAAATTTTGCAAGGGATTTGTGTGGTATTGACAGTGTGTTATCTACGGTGATTTTGGCTAACTTGGGCGCAATACTGTGAGTGTTAAGTGAATTCATACGTTCTTGAATCGATGTAAAATCAGAGGATTGCAAAGAATCGGCAATCCCTGCTCGAATAGGATTTAAATCGACATACATCATACACGCTAGTAATGCTTGCTCATCTAACAGTGCTTGGGATTTAAAACGACCTTCCCAGAAGGCGCCTTTGCACTCATCTTCTCGGTTTGCTTTACGGGCAATCTCTTCATTTAGGCAGCGCATAAACCAAGATATGCTGGATAAACGCTCATGCCATTCGGCAATTAAGGCATCGAGCAACATGCGTTCACCTTCGATTAATGCATCACCATTCATATACTTAGTGGCAATGGCATGGCCTTTAGTGATTTGGCACCAGCGACTGATAATATCTTTTTGCGTTAACGATTTAGCCTTCTCGACGTCAATTTTAAGCACTAAATGATAGTGATTGCTCATCACCGCATAAGCGCAAATATCAATACAAAATATCGCAGACAAGGCTTTGATTTTATCGACAATCCAGCCACGTCGATGCTCATAACTGCGCCCAGTGAGTTTATCTTCACCACACAAAAAAGCCCTTCTGACACAGCGATTAATCACATGATAGAAGGGGGTTGTATTAGCATCGATAAGCATTCTTCTGGCCGAGGTCATAACTCGCTCCAAACAGACAAGGTGAAGATAATTTAAAGACTAGTAGAAGAGGGGACAAAGCACAAAAAGATATGGCTGTCCCCACTTTTTCTGACACAGCGATTTATCACATGATAGAAGGGCGTTGTATTGGCATCGATAAGCATTCTTCTGGCCGAGGTCATTATCCGCTCCAAACTGACGCAATCAAGATAATGTAAGGCTAGTATAAGAGGGGACAAAGTACAGAAAGATATGGCTGTCCCCACTTATTGTATCATCGACAATGGATAAGGCGGGTTGTTGGCGAGCCAGTTTCGGTGAGTTTGTCATTGTTATCTTTCTCCGTGAACTTTTATCATCTGCGCTAGGCGCTTTTCTGAGGATGACTTTATTCTGGCGGAAGAAAAGATACCTTCTGCTTACCTTCTGGCTTAACTTATTGTTTATAAATGAATAAAAAGTTAGCTTCCGAGCGATTTGGGGCAATCTTCACGCCTGTTCGGTGTGATTTGTGTGACGCCTAGGCGAAATAACGCTCAAATTTTGTGAAGAGGAATAGGTAAAACAGGCCTAGTAACTTGCTTTATGGAGTGTTGGATAGGGGGGAAGGGAGTGTGGAGAGGGAAAAGGGGACTGAATAGCAGTCCCCTTTAACTGTGATTAGTTTTGTGGGCGATTGATAATTTGAGGATCTGGACTTAAAACGAGTAATGTATTAGCTGTATTACTTAATACAAATTGGAACTTTGTGGTTCCTGGTGTTTTATCTAAATCGACTAGTTGTACTAACATGCCATCGCTACTAATGGTAACCGCATCGATAATGCCATCAAATGGGGTCACAAAGCCTACACCGACAAATTTTAAACCTTTAAGGGTTTGATCATTGAGTAAGTAAGTTATTGTGCCAGCTTGAGTGACGGTGATATCACCTTGGCACACTTGACCATTGGCATCGGTATAAATAAATACGGGCTCACCATTTTCTAGGGTTACATTGACTTTTATAAATTGAGCTAAGCCTTGTGGTGCAAACATATGAACTTCCTTTTTTTGGGGTTAAAATCTAGTGTTTTGTATTTGAGATTCAATTAATAACTTATTTAAAGACTCATCATTAATGACTTCACCTAAGCAGTCAATAGACTTAATGTAGGGAACAGTAAAGTTTGGTGATTTATCTTTTTCAATTATTGGTGAAAGTAGTTTTTTTGAATCGAGGCATAGTTTATGTTTGATATTTTTGTCTTTAGCAGTTTTCGCCTCTAATAAAATGCTTTCTGATAATTTAGATATGTAATTAGTGTTTTGGTGGTATTTTTTAGATAGTTTGAAGAATTCATTTTTTGCTTGCATGACAAATTCTATACTCTCAGAAAATCTCCCTTGTTGTTGGAGTTTTTTTGCTGCTGCCAGAAAGAAGCTGGCATAAACATCATCTTTCTTTGATGAAGAGTTTAATGCAATATCTGAGTCAATTAATGATTTTAATCTTTCAATTTCATCACCTACAGAATGAGAAAAAACTAAGACTTTGAAATATTGGTAATACTTTTGGTTTTCCCAAATATCATTATTAGGATCTTTCTCTAGTGCTGTTGAAATAGCTTCTAAACCAAGTCTGGCTTGTTTTAGAGCCTGTTCGGGTTGGGCTTGATAGTCATATAACTCTGCAAGAATTTGATGACTAGCTGATAGTCTATCTAAAATATATGGCTGCTTATTATTTTTGCTTAATTCTTGTTGGAGCTGAGTGTGGATTCGTATTGCCGAAATTACATCACCTTGTGAA comes from Shewanella oneidensis MR-1 and encodes:
- a CDS encoding transposase codes for the protein MTSARRMLIDANTTPFYHVINRCVRRAFLCGEDKLTGRSYEHRRGWIVDKIKALSAIFCIDICAYAVMSNHYHLVLKIDVEKAKSLTQKDIISRWCQITKGHAIATKYMNGDALIEGERMLLDALIAEWHERLSSISWFMRCLNEEIARKANREDECKGAFWEGRFKSQALLDEQALLACMMYVDLNPIRAGIADSLQSSDFTSIQERMNSLNTHSIAPKLAKITVDNTLSIPHKSLAKFEGATHIHQQTGIPFHFADYLELIDWTGRAIRHDKKGFIDNLRPKLLNELGIASDAWLLSAKEFRRQYSGVSGRWDAMCAFKHKQGGKWCRGKSHSQALHPEQINGLTLR
- a CDS encoding DP-EP family protein — its product is MFAPQGLAQFIKVNVTLENGEPVFIYTDANGQVCQGDITVTQAGTITYLLNDQTLKGLKFVGVGFVTPFDGIIDAVTISSDGMLVQLVDLDKTPGTTKFQFVLSNTANTLLVLSPDPQIINRPQN